A stretch of the Vigna radiata var. radiata cultivar VC1973A chromosome 7, Vradiata_ver6, whole genome shotgun sequence genome encodes the following:
- the LOC106768126 gene encoding uncharacterized protein LOC106768126 isoform X4, which yields MAANSGTKYVSVNLNKSYGQHSTALGSVRSQRPGATVVPSRPRSSHKAGPKLSVPPPLNLPSLRKEHERFDSLGSGGGPAGPGGSGSGSRPSSAGLGWTKPVMEDVSRPVIQGKPSVAAAAAAPVSSAVLRGEDFPSLRATLAPVPSPNQKIQENLNSIPNPKQKHSLGDENVFVEEKKEGPLVTDQSSVSRSVNVVGAGDDGRGSRVVHTKYGLGRKQEEYFPGPLPLVRLNPRSDWADDERDTGHGLSREGRDHGFPKGEAYWDFDIPRVGVLPHKHDKRGPRSEVGKVLNSEMEAFDRMGSEGNSWRSSNLSIPKDAGNERNGVSIGPRPSSGSRDGMKDGNKYVPSSFRDDDVGKRDFGRRDGQSGKQKPWNNVMEPYGDRNREQLNRSRGDSVQSSVSRSAFSSGGKGLPVNDPLLNFGREKRALPKSEKNLLEDSFMKDFGGSGFDGRDLFSGGLVGVVKKKKDVLKQTEFHDPVRESFEAELERVQRMQELERQRIIEEHERAVELARREEEERLRQAREQEERQRRLEEEAREAAWRAEQERMEAVRKAEEQRLAREEEKRRILLEEERRKQAAKQKLLELEQKIARRQAEAAKSGSNAPVVVEEKMAAIVNEKETSRATDVGDWEDSERMVDRILTSASSDSSSVNRPLEMGSRSHFARDLSSTFVDRGKPVNSWRRDTYENWNSSAFYSQDQENSHNSPRRDLSIGGKAFMRKEYNGGPGLVSSRTYYKGAISESHLDEYAHVKPQRWNQSADGDHLSRNTEIDSDFHENYFEKFGDGWTQGRSRGNPFPSFPERTYPNSESDGPYGLGRSRYSVRQPRVLPPPSLGSVHRTYKNEDEHPGPSAFLENEMHYNQATRSDSTLPTGYDNGNRGQLEVVDSRPETAENEDHKVETTPRCDSQSSLSVSSPPSSPTHLSHDDLDDSGDSHTILTSEDIKSDPLTAPDNEPITTPAGAGNENVVAPCAVSSGEDDEWTTENNEQFQEQEEYEDEDYQEEDEVHEGDDHAQLNQDFDDMHLQEKGLPHLMDNLVLGFDEGVQVGMPNEEFERTSKDEETTFMAQASGLTLEDRISYDEDDTNLQPVNDTSQVNLNSTSSVFQESEKPAQDLVIQPSDSLSPVVSDSLGNVEASNGLLTHHSTPSSVTIAPYYSSSGLAVTSNVAAAPSQAEVPIKLQFGLFSGPSLIPSPVPAIQIGSIQMPLHLHPQVGTPLSHMHPSQPPLFQFGQLRYTSPISQGIMPLGPQSMSFVQPNIPSSFSYNQQPGSQMPVQIGPETSDSFIKNEMRHHSVDSQPGNSRNLPQGSPPSEDAGNITGIKQGRIEAAHDPNNSTRTSTSFQLDKQENQNVVGKNTNIPSNSKGSEVHAVIRDSPHHSVSKENFTESRTQFPASGSRGKRYIFTVKNSNSRPSGPSTRVNRPEPGGFLRRPRRNIQRTEFRVRESGDKRQSTSSVSTDQFGLENKSNTNGRGAGMPGRPGPRKAMNNKLGKQIVETATENSQVMDSGSRIEKVDGKESIKTQNFSHPGNLKRTLCSEEDVDAPLQSGVIRVFEQPGIEAPSDEDDFIEVRSKRQMLNDRREQREKEIKAKSRVAKVQRRPRSSSQSVVAVTNSTKGSISPVEVVNGIHAAFVAAEVRGMKKMDASSGFNSSMLSQALPPIGTPPLKIDSQTELRSQISSRSLQTSVPAVSGSGEKDPGSGVIFESKNKVLDNVQTSLGSWSNAQISQQVMALTQKQLDEAMKPQQFDSQASVASITGAVNEASLPSSSILTKEKTFSSAASPINSLLAGEKIQFGAVTSPTILPSSSRVVSHGIGPPRSSRSDMQITHNLTGSDNDCSLFFDKEKHGNKSHGHLEDCDAEAEAEAAASAVAVAAISSDEIVGSGLGNCSVPASDGKSFVAADLDRVVAGVGVEKQSASQSRSEEPLSVSLPADLSVETPPISLWPPLPTTRNSSGQMISHFPSVPPHFPSGPPSHFPFYEMNPMMGGPVFAFGPHDESASTTQSQPQNSTTSASRPIGSWQQCHSGVESFYGPPTGFTGPFIAPPGGIPGVQGPPHMVVYNHFAPVGQFGQVGLSFMGTTYIPSGKQPDWKHVPTSATGAGEGDMNSMNMASSQRNPANMPSPIQHLAPGSPLMPMASPVAMFDVSPFQQLEGVQTSQFSHGPSVDQPLNAKRFTGSRASTSSDGDRSFPRTGDVNVNQLPDELGLVDTSNATANKTAQSVVNKTPSVIPITEAVKVDVQNGSGNNSNNQNASSSFKSQPSQQVNISAQQSDHSSGHTNYQRGGVSQRNNSGGEWTHRRGYQGRNQSLGSDKNFSSAKVKQIYVAKQTISGASTVS from the exons GCTGGTTTGGGCTGGACCAAGCCCGTCATGGAGGATGTGTCGCGGCCTGTCATCCAAGGCAAACCCTCCGTGGCTGCGGCTGCGGCTGCACCGGTTTCGTCTGCGGTTTTGAGAGGAGAGGATTTTCCTTCTCTGCGGGCCACGTTGGCACCTGTGCCCAGCCCAAATCAGAAGATCCAGGAAAATTTGAATTCCATTCCGAATCCGAAGCAGAAACATTCACTTGGTGATGAGAATGTGTTTGTTGAGGAGAAGAAAGAGGGTCCTTTGGTTACTGATCAGTCGAGTGTTTCTCGCAGTGTGAATGTGGTTGGTGCTGGTGATGATGGACGTGGTTCTCGGGTGGTACATACGAAGTATGGTCTTGGGAGGAAGCAGGAAGAGTATTTCCCAGGTCCTCTACCGCTTGTTCGGTTGAACCCACGGTCAGATTGGGCAGATGACGAGCGTGACACGGGCCATGGTTTGAGCAGGGAGGGCAGGGATCATGGATTTCCGAAGGGGGAGGCTTATTGGGATTTTGATATTCCTAGGGTTGGTGTTTTGCCTCATAAGCATGACAAGAGGGGACCGCGCAGTGAAGTGGGAAAGGTTTTGAACAGTGAAATGGAGGCTTTTGATAGGATGGGGAGTGAAGGGAATTCCTGGAGGAGTTCGAATTTGTCCATTCCTAAGGATGCTGGAAATGAGAGAAATGGTGTTAGTATTGGTCCGAGGCCGTCAAGTGGGAGTCGGGATGGGATGAAGGATGGTAACAAGTATGTTCCTTCATCTTTTAGAGATGACGATGTTGGAAAAAGGGATTTTGGAAGGAGGGATGGTCAGAGTGGGAAACAGAAGCCCTGGAATAATGTGATGGAACCTTATGGTGATCGGAACCGTGAACAACTCAACAGAAGCAGAGGTGATTCTGTTCAGAGCTCGGTTTCAAGGTCAGCATTTTCCTCAGGTGGTAAGGGTCTGCCTGTTAATGATCCTCTGCTTAATTTTGGTAGAGAGAAGCGGGCTTTGCCGAAAAGTGAAAAGAATTTGTTGGAGGATTCGTTTATGAAAGACTTTGGAGGTTCTGGTTTTGATGGAAGGGATTTGTTTTCGGGTGGTCTTGTTGGGGTGgttaagaagaagaaggatgtgCTGAAGCAAACTGAATTTCATGATCCTGTGAGAGAATCCTTTGAGGCCGAGCTTGAAAGGGTTCAGAGGATGCAAGAACTGGAGCGACAGCGAATAATTGAGGAGCATGAAAGGGCAGTGGAGTTGGCTCGCAGAGAAGAGGAGGAAAGATTAAGGCAGGCTAGAGAACAGGAAGAGAGGCAAAGGAGATTGGAAGAAGAAGCGAGAGAGGCAGCATGGAGAGCAGAACAAGAGAGGATGGAAGCTGTGCGGAAGGCTGAAGAGCAGAGGTTAGCCAGGGAAGAGGAGAAACGAAGGATCCTTTTGGAAGAAGAGAGGAGGAAACAAGCTGCAAAGCAGAAGCTTTTAGAATTGGAGCAAAAGATTGCTAGGAGGCAGGCTGAGGCCGCCAAAAGTGGCAGTAATGCCCCGGTTGTTGTGGAAGAGAAAATGGCTGCTATAGTGAACGAGAAAGAAACATCTAGGGCTACAGATGTGGGTGATTGGGAGGATAGTGAAAGAATGGTTGATAGGATATTGACTTCGGCATCATCTGATTCGTCAAGTGTGAATAGGCCATTGGAGATGGGCTCAAGGTCTCATTTCGCTAGAGATTTATCTTCCACCTTTGTGGATAGAGGAAAACCAGTTAATTCATGGAGAAGAGATACATATGAGAATTGGAACAGCTCTGCTTTTTATTCACAAGACCAGGAGAATAGTCACAACAGTCCCCGCAGAGATTTATCTATTGGTGGAAAGGCATTTATGAGGAAAGAATATAATGGCGGTCCTGGATTGGTCTCTTCTAGGACGTATTATAAAGGAGCAATTTCTGAGTCTCATTTAGATGAATATGCCCATGTAAAACCGCAGAGGTGGAATCAATCTGCAGACGGAGATCATCTTAGCAGGAATACAGAGATTGATTCTGATTTTcatgaaaattattttgaaaaatttggtGATGGTTGGACGCAGGGCCGCTCCCGTGGCAATCCATTTCCTTCGTTCCCTGAGCGTACCTATCCAAATTCTGAATCAGATGGACCCTATGGCTTGGGTAGGTCACGGTATTCTGTCAGGCAGCCTCGAGTACTTCCTCCTCCTTCACTAGGTTCTGTACACAGAACTTACAAGAATGAAGATGAACACCCTGGTCCATCAGCTTTCCTAGAAAATGAGATGCATTATAATCAAGCAACCAGGAGTGACTCTACCCTGCCAACTGGTTATGACAATGGGAATCGAGGACAACTTGAAGTAGTGGATTCCCGGCCAGAGACTGCTGAGAACGAGGACCATAAAGTGGAAACCACCCCTAGGTGTGATTCTCAGTCCTCACTCTCTGTTTCAAGTCCCCCAAGTTCTCCAACACATCTCTCTCATGATGATTTGGATGACTCGGGAGATTCCCATACGATACTGACTTCTGAAGATATCAAAAGTGACCCCCTCACAGCACCAGATAATGAACCCATTACAACACCTGCTGGAGCTGGAAATGAGAATGTAGTTGCTCCATGTGCTGTGTCTAGTGGTGAAGATGATGAGTGGACTACTGAGAATAATGAGCAGTTCCAAGAACAAGAAGAATATGAAGATGAAGATTAtcaggaagaagatgaagtgcaTGAAGGAGATGACCATGCTCAACTCAACCAGGATTTCGATGATATGCATTTGCAGGAGAAAGGTTTGCCCCACCTGATGGATAATCTGGTATTAGGATTTGACGAGGGTGTCCAGGTTGGGATGCCTAATGAAGAGTTTGAAAGGACCTCAAAAGACGAAGAAACTACATTTATGGCTCAAGCTTCTGGCCTCACTCTTGAAGATCGCATATCTTATGACGAAGACGACACGAACCTCCAACCTGTTAATGACACCTCTCAGGTGAATCTTAATAGCACTTCCAGTGTGTTCCAGGAATCAGAGAAGCCAGCTCAAGATTTGGTCATTCAGCCTAGTGATTCTCTTTCCCCTGTGGTGTCTGACAGTTTAGGTAATGTGGAAGCTTCTAATGGCCTGTTGACCCATCATAGTACACCAAGTTCAGTTACTATTGCCCCTTACTACTCGTCTTCTGGTCTAGCTGTTACATCTAATGTAGCTGCTGCTCCAAGTCAAGCTGAGGTACCCATTAAGCTTCAATTTGGTCTGTTTTCTGGTCCATCTTTGATACCATCACCTGTACCAGCCATACAGATTGGTTCTATACAGATGCCATTGCATCTGCATCCACAGGTTGGCACACCCCTTTCTCACATGCATCCATCACAGCCTCCTTTGTTTCAGTTTGGCCAGCTAAGATATACATCTCCCATATCACAAGGAATAATGCCTCTGGGTCCTCAATCAATGTCATTTGTTCAGCCTAATATACCATCCAGTTTCTCTTATAATCAACAACCTGGAAGTCAAATGCCAGTTCAAATTGGACCAGAAACTTCTGactcatttataaaaaatgagatGAGACATCATTCTGTAGACAGCCAACCAGGTAATTCTAGAAACTTACCACAAGGTTCACCGCCAAGTGAGGATGCAGGAAATATCACTGGAATAAAGCAGGGTCGAATTGAAGCTGCCCATGATCCTAATAATAGCACTAGGACTTCTACTAGTTTCCAATTGGACAAGCAGGAGAACCAAAATGTAGTTGGAAAGAATACTAATATTCCATCCAATTCCAAAGGATCAGAAGTTCATGCCGTCATTAGAGATTCTCCACATCATTCAGTTTCAAAAGAGAATTTTACTGAGTCAAGAACACAATTTCCTGCATCCGGTAGTAGGGGAAAGCGTTATATCTTTACTGtgaaaaattcaaactcaaGACCATCAGGCCCATCTACAAGGGTTAATCGCCCAGAACCTGGAGGGTTTTTGAGGAGGCCTCGACGGAATATACAGCGCACTGAGTTTCGGGTTCGGGAAAGTGGTGATAAGAGGCAGTCTACTAGTTCTGTTTCGACTGATCAGTTTGGGTTGGAGAACAAGTCAAATACCAATGGAAGAGGAGCAGGCATGCCTGGTAGGCCTGGTCCTAGGAAGGCTATGAATAATAAATTGGGAAAACAGATTGTTGAAACAGCTACAGAAAACTCACAAGTGATGGATTCTGGAAGCAGAATTGAAAAGGTTGATGGAAAAGAATCAATAAAGACTCAGAACTTCTCACATCCTGGAAATCTCAAAAGGACCTTATGTTCTGAGGAAGATGTTGATGCTCCATTGCAAAGTGGAGTTATACGGGTGTTTGAGCAACCTGGAATTGAAGCTCCTAGTGATGAAGATGACTTTATTGAAGTTAGGTCAAAGAGGCAAATGTTAAATGATCGGCGAgaacagagagagaaagaaattaaGGCCAAGTCTCGGGTTGCAAAG GTGCAAAGGAGACCCCGTTCCAGTTCACAAAGTGTTGTGGCGGTGACCAATTCTACCAAAGGATCCATCTCTCCAGTTGAAGTGGTTAACGGTATTCATGCTGCTTTTGTTGCTGCTGAAGTGCGTGGAATGAAGAAGATGGATGCCTCTTCGGGATTTAATTCAAGCATGTTGTCCCAAGCATTACCTCCAATAGgaacacctcctttgaaaaTTGATTCCCAGACGGAGTTAAGATCTCAAATAAGCAG CAGGTCACTTCAGACTAGTGTCCCAGCAGTTTCTGGTAGTGGTGAAAAGGACCCTGGCTCTGGTGTGATATTTGAAAGCAAGAACAAGGTTCTAGATAATGTTCAGACATCTTTGGGCTCTTGGAGTAATGCACAAATTAGTCAACAG GTAATGGCACTTACACAGAAACAACTTGATGAGGCTATGAAGCCTCAACAGTTTGATTCACAGGCTTCTGTTGCCAGTATAACAGGCGCTGTGAATGAAGCCAGTTTGCCATCATCTTCCATTTTGACAAAGGAGAAAACCTTCTCGTCTGCAGCCAGCCCAATTAATTCCTTGCTTGCTGGAGAGAAAATTCAGTTTG GGGCAGTAACATCTCCAACAATTCTTCCATCTAGCAGCCGTGTTGTGTCTCATGGCATTGGTCCACCTCGATCATCTAGATCGGACATGCAAATTACCCACAATCTTACTGGATCAGATAATGATTGCAGTCTTTTCTTCGATAAGGAGAAACATGGTAATAAATCTCATGGTCATTTAGAAGATTGTGATGCTGAAGCTGAAGCTGAAGCTGCTGCTTCAGCTGTTGCTGTTGCTGCCATTAGTAGTGATGAGATTGTCGGAAGTGGATTGGGTAATTGTTCCGTCCCTGCTTCAGATGGAAAAAGTTTTGTAGCTGCTGATCTTGATAGGGTAGTAGCAG GAGTAGGTGTTGAGAAGCAGTCAGCTAGTCAATCTAGATCTGAGGAGCCTCTTAGTGTATCTCTTCCAGCTGACTTATCCGTTGAGACTCCACCAATTTCGTTGTGGCCTCCCCTACCAACAACAAGAAATTCTTCGGGTCAAATGATTTCCCATTTTCCTTCTGTCCCTCCTCATTTTCCTTCAGGCCCTCCCTCTCATTTTCCTTTCTATGAAATGAATCCGATGATGGGTGGCCCTGTCTTTGCTTTTGGACCACATGACGAATCTGCATCTACAACACAATCGCAGCCTCAAAATAGTACTACATCAGCGTCAAGGCCAATTGGGAGCTGGCAACAGTGCCATTCCGGGGTGGAATCTTTTTATGGACCTCCAACTGGATTTACTGGCCCTTTTATTGCTCCTCCTGGAGGCATTCCGGGAGTCCAGGGGCCACCACACATGGTTGTTTATAACCATTTCGCTCCTGTTGGACAGTTCGGTCAAGTTGGCTTGAGTTTCATGGGTACTACTTATATACCTTCTGGAAAGCAGCCTGATTGGAAACATGTCCCTACTTCTGCCACAGGGGCCGGTGAAGGAGATATGAACAGTATGAATATGGCATCTTCACAGCGGAATCCTGCTAACATGCCGTCTCCAATTCAACATCTTGCCCCTGGTTCACCACTTATGCCAATGGCCTCTCCTGTGGCTATGTTTGACGTTTCGCCTTTCCAG CAACTAGAAGGGGTTCAGACTTCTCAATTCAGTCATGGCCCTTCTGTTGACCAGCCGTTGAATGCCAAAAGGTTTACTGGCTCTAGAGCTTCAACATCTTCTGATGGTGATAGGAGTTTTCCTAGAACCGGTGATGTAAATGTTAATCAATTGCCTGATGAACTTGGATTGGTGGACACTTCGAACGCTACTGCTAACAAGACTGCACAAAGTGTTGTGAACAAGACTCCATCCGTGATCCCCATTACAGAAGCTGTGAAGGTTGATGTTCAGAATGGCAGTGGTAACAATAGTAATAACCAGAACGCAAGTTCTTCTTTCAAGAGTCAGCCCTCACAACAGGTTAATATTTCTGCCCAGCAATCTGACCATTCCTCGGGACATACTAATTATCAGAGGGGTGGTGTTTCTCAGAGAAATAATTCTGGGGGTGAATGGACACACCGTAGAGGGTACCAGGGAAGAAATCAATCTCTGGGTTCAGACAAGAACTTTTCCTCGGCAAAGGTAAAGCAGATATATGTTGCTAAACAGACTATTAGTGGGGCATCGACAGTGTCATGA